The genomic segment CAATCTAGATCACTTAAATTTGCTTGATAACTCTATCTTATCTGCTCTTTTGGTTAAATTTAAACCGGACACTAGTGAAATTACCTTTACTGATAGAAACAATAGAGATGTACCTTTGAGAAAAAAGGATTGAGACCTTCTTAGTTTAATGAAATAAATTCTTTTCATTTTTAATTGCAATAGAGATGTACCTTTGAGAAAAAAGGATTGAGACGAACGCTTGTACGCTTCAAGATTTTTAGTCCACGCCTGCAATAGAGATGTACCTTTGAGAAAAAAGGATTGAGACTAAGCTCTATTCCATATTTAAAGCTAAGAAAACAAGCAGGTTAATAGAGATGTACCTTTGAGAAAAAAGGATTGAGACCTAATTCTCCATTTTCCCAAGCTTCAATTAATGCTTCAATAGAGATGTACCTTTGAGAAAAAAGGATTGAGACTAATTCGCAAAGTTGCCAAGCTTCTCCTTCTGTAAAAGTTGTAATAGAGATGTACCTTTGAGAAAAAAGGATTGAGACAGATTCTTCCCAAGAGTCCATATTCTCTACGTCTGAGTATGAATAGAGATGTACCTTTGAGAAAAAAGGATTGAGACTAAAGTTTTCCCGTTTTTAAATCTTTAAAATAAAAATAGAGATGTACCTTTGAGAAAAAAGGATTGAGACTCAACTTTATATTTTCTTGATTTTACTTTAATTTTATCAAAATAGAGATGTACCTTTGAGAAAAAAGGATTGAGACCCCTTTTGTTGGTTTTTAGGTAAAGCAGGACTAGATAAAGAATAGAGATGTACCTTTGAGAAAAAAGGATTGAGACTAACCTTCGTTGGTTGAATATATACAGTAAGTAAGTGATAATAGAGATGTACCTTTGAGAAAAAAGGATTGAGACATCAACAATATTGCCCTTATCATCAATTTTCTGTCCAACAATTATAGAAATGTACCTTTAGGAAAAAAGGATTGGCGCTGGTTCTGAGTGGTGCGAGTTGTGGCCTGAAAAGTTGTTGTGCAAATGTTTGCCAAACATTGAGTTTTCCCCTGGCTAGATTTTTTTTGCTAAAGTCCCCTTGTTTAGAATTATATTGTGCCAGGGGAGAAGATAATGTCTGTTGTCTATATAACAAAGCCGGGCGTAAAGGTGCACCTGGAAGCCAAGCACCTAGTGGCGAGGGGTGAAAATTTTCAACAAACCATTTACACCTTTAACCTGGAGCGTCTTATTCTGGTTGGCAAGGTTGAAATCACCTATGCTGCTTTATCTCATCTTTTACGTAACAACACTTCTGTTATCTTCCTCACCAGACAGGGCAACTATCTTGGTTCTTTAAATGGCTCTGATCCGAAAAATGTTTTCCTGCGCGTGTGTCAGTACGAAAAATTGCAGGACAAAGAGTTTAAACTCAAAACAGCGCGTTCCATAGTGGCCGGCAAGATTAGGAACATGCGCACATTGGCTATGCGCATGGGCAGGACTTTGCGTTCGGAAGAGTGCTCCGGCATTGCACAGAATTTGTCTCGTTTTTACACTCTTGTTCAATCTGCTGAAAGTGTGGAATCTTTAAGGGGGCTGGAAGGTCAGGCCACGAAAATTTATTTTCAGGCCCTGCGTCTGGGTTTTGCAAAAGAACTGGAATTTAAGAAGCGCACCAGGCGACCGCCAACTGATCCGGTCAATGCCTGTTTATCGTTTGGTTATACTATTTTGATGAATGTTGTGCTTGGAGCTATTTGTGCGGTGGGGCTTGATCCCGCCCTGGGCAATTTGCATGAATTAAGTTATGGTCGTGTGTCCCTGGCCCTGGATTTAATGGAAGAGTTTCGCACGCCCATTGTGGATATGACAGTGCTGGCCTGTTTTAATTTGGGTATTTTAAAAAAAGACGATTTCTGGCGCGATGAGCCAGAAGTAGCAGAAGATGACTGTGAAAGTGGAAAATGGGTAGAGCAGGTGGATATGCTGGCACCGGAGGAGAGTACACAGGAGCAGGCCCGTGCATTGGAGAAAGGAGGGGCAGAAGGGCCTGGGGAGGAGGATGCTGGAGTTGTTGGTGTTTTTTTAAAGAAAGAACCAAAGAAGCGTTTTTTAAACCGTCTGGAAAAGCGCTTGAGCATGCTTTTACATTATCCCAGGTTAGATAAAAAATTAACCTTGCGCCAGGTGATTGAGCGGCAGGCAGAGCATTATGCTTCCTATGTACGGGGTGAGTGTAGTCAATATGAGCCTATTGCGCCCAGGTAGGAGGTTATATGTGTAAAGCCTTCACAGAGCTCACCAAATTCGAAATTCGGATTTAAACAATTTTTAAATATCCTGTGAGCTTATTTATATGTTTGTGGTAGTAACTTATGATATTGCTGATCCCAAGCGGTTAAACCGGGTGCATAGGTTGCTCAAGGACTATGGCGTGCCAGTGCAATACTCGGTTTTTGAGTGTGATCTTGATTGGGGAAAAATTGATGAGATGTTGTTGCGATTAAAGGCTGAAATGGACATGGATGAAGATGCCCTGCTGGTTTATCCTGTTTGTCAGGAGTGCCGCAGAAAAGTGCAGATTTGCGGACAGGGCGAGATTTGGGTGGACAGAGATTGGTGGATTTACTGATGTGGATACTGGTGATTTACGATATTTGCGATGAAAAGCGTTTAAACAAGGTGGCCAGGCTGATGGAAAGCTATGGTCAGCGCGTGCAACGCTCTGTTTTTGAGTGTGAACTGGATAAAAACGCTTTGAGACGACTTCAGCAACAACTGGCCAGAATTATTAACAAGGATGAAGATGCAGTCAAATTTTTTCGGCTGTGTAACAGATGCTGGGAAAAATGTGTTGTCCTGGGACAGTGCGCGCGTGCTTTGCCTTTAAAAGAGATAGAGATTATTTGAAGTTTATTTTTGATTGATATATTAGAAATGGATGCGCAAAATACTCCTTTGCCTTTGCGGTTTGACCCCGCAGGTTATTACCGAGACCATTTATGCCCTTGCAGAACTGCAAAAACCGGCTTTTATCCCTGATGAAGTCCATGTTATCACTACAGGCACAGGCAAGATGCTAATCATGGAAAAGCTTTTGCATCCTGAACAGGGACGCTTTTATGCTTTGTGCCGCGAGTATGGGCTGGGTAATATTCATTTTCATGAGTCCACAGTGCATGTTGTTAGTAGGAACGGAGAAGAGGTTCTTGATCTCAGGGATGAACTTGAAAATAACATTACAGCGGATTTTATTCTCAATATAGTGCGTAAGCTTTGCTCTGATCCAGGCAGCCAGGTGCATGCTTCGCTGGCCGGGGGGAGGAAAACCATGAGTTTTTATCTGGGTATGGCCATGCAGTTTTATGCGCGGCCCCAGGATGAACTTTCTCATGTTCTGGTCAACCCGCCCTTTGAAAATCATCCAGATTTTTTTTATCCGCCTAAAACGCCCAAGGACTATACTGCCTATGACAGGTCAACCGGCAGACTTTATTCCGTAAACAGCCGCAAAGCAAAAATTGTTTTGGCCAGGATTCCATTTGTCAGGCTACGTGAGCGTCTTACGGAGATGGATACATCTCCTGTTTCTTTTACGAGAAAAGTAGAGTCTGCCCAGGAGAGCATTGCAGGGCAGGAATTGCCCTTGCTGTTGATGGACATCGCATCACTGGAGGTGGAATTCAATGGCCGGAAAACCAAGCTTACGCCTGTGGAGGCAGCCATTTATACGCAGCTTATCAAGATCAAAAAAAGATGCAAAAAAAGAGCGCGCTGCAAGCATTGTTTTGAATGCTATATAAATCCCTATGATTTGTCCGTGGAAGAAATTTTGGCTTTCTTGCGCGAGAGATGGGGAACCTTTTCACCCCGGCTGGACTCGATTCAGAAGCGACTGGAATCCAGGCTTGACCTGCGTGACTGGTTTTTGCAGAACCGCTCTAGGGTTAATCGAAAAATTAGGGCCATAGATCCGGAAGAGAGAGCTTTGATCAAGGCGGTTGGGTCTTATGGAAACAGGGTATATGGCATCGGAATAGAAAGGGAAAGGATAGCGCTGAATGGATAGTATGCGTAAACTTTTTTTAGATTTGGCTGAGAAAGCCATCCACCAGGACTTATCTGTCGGGGAGTTGGAGAGTATTGCCCGGGTTAAAGACGAACATGTTTTTGCTTTAATGGCCGGGGCAGACCTTATCCGGGAACACTTTTTTGGCCGGGGGATTCATCTGTGCACGATCTGCAATGCCAAGTCCGGGCGTTGTTCTGAAGATTGTCACTTTTGTGCCCAATCAGCTCACTTTGAAACCGATGTTCCTAGTTACCCATTAAAAGACAGCCAGGAATTAATCTCTTTGGGTCAATCCTTAGCAGAAACAGAAGTGCACAGATACTCTCTTGTTACCTCGGGTAAAGGTTTGTCTGCCACGGAAATTGATCATATCTGTGACGTATTTAATGAGTTAAAAGGTAAAAATATCCATCTTTGTGCCTCGCTGGGAATTATTCATAAGGATGACCTGACAAGGCTTAAACAGGCAGGACTTTCCAGGTACCACCACAATTTGGAAACAGCAGAAAGTTTTTTCCCGAGTATTTGTACCACCCACGAGTATGCTCAGCGCATTCAGACTATAAAGCAGGCCAAAGAAGCAGGGTTGTCAGTATGCTCGGGCGGGATTTTTGGCCTCGGAGAAAGTGATGCCCAGGTAGTTGAACTTGCAAAGACACTCAAAAGCCTTGATGTAGATGCAGTACCCGTAAATTTCCTGGTCCCGATTCCTGGCACGCCCCTGGAAAACAAGAGTTATCTCACTCCCTTAAGGTGTTTAAAGATCATCAGTATCCTGCGTTACGTTTTGCCGGACAAGGAAATAATTATTTGTGGCGGACGGGTGCAGAATCTAAAGGAGCTTCATCCCATGGTCTTTTTTGCAGGAGCAAGTGGGATCATGACCGGGAACTATCTGACCACTACAGGAAGAACATTAGAAGAAGATCTTCAACTTTTAGAAAATCTTGGTTTTTCACCGCGCGCAAACATCGGTTGAGCGATTTTCACCCGATGGGTGAGATTGCCACGGGCAGCTTCGCTGCCCTCGCAATGACAATCTCGCCCCTGTCATTGCGAGGAGCGAGCGTGAGCGAAGCGACGAAGCAATCTCAAAGTTTGAACTGCAAAAAAACGCTCAATTTAGGTACCTAGACCCCTCCCCACAAATACAAAACCACATAGGTTACTGGGATTTTGCCTTCTTCTCCAAAAGTCCTCGTATAGATTTTACAAAAATCCAGATATCTTTTTTTGCTTAAAGCCTTTTTTTGCCGGGTGTATCTGGCCCCGGTCTTTTTATGGCTTTGCAAAAAGTCCCTGACCGATGGATAGTAAATGGTGTAGGTCTTTTTACAGGTGTCAAAGTTAATGTTCAGGCGAGAAAAAAAATCTATATATGTTTTGGCCTGGGCAAGGGGATAAACCGAGCCAAATCCAGTAACCTCACTGGCATAGGCTAGCTCCTTAAATGTTCCCCGGACAAAAAAGGCCAGGGCAAATTGGCCGTTTTTTTTTAAATAAGTAAGATTTTCAGCGATACTTTGTACGCCTTTTTGGTACCATTGCATGGTAGATGAACTCAAAAGGAGGTCGAACGATCCAGGCTTAAACGGCAGCCTTTCTCCATCTGCCTGGATCTGGACAACATCTCTTTCCTGAATGCCTTTTAGCATGGCCAGGGAAAGGTCAACTGCTACGTAATACCTACTTTTTAACCTGCTTTTGGCCGCCTCTGTTAAGAGACCTCCGCCAGCACCGATCTCCAGGATCCAGCCAAAGTCGTTCCTGTTAAGTAATTCAAGACACTCCTTGGCCACTATTTTTTGTATACGGGCCTCTTGTTTGTAAGTATCTTTTGCCTGATCAAAATATTTTTGTATCTGTTTTTGCATAAACAAGCTGCTTTATTGTTTCTTCAGGAATATAATGCCCGGAGGGGACAACAATAAGTTCTGCCTCTGGTAGAAGAGAGCTTAGTTGTTTAGTTGCACTTAAAGGAACAATTTTATCCTCCTGGCCATGGATAATGAGGACCTTAGATTTCAACTCAGAGATTTCAAATTTAATTTTTGAACAAGCCAGAAATTCAAGTCCTTCGATTAGACTTGGTATATCCTCTTCTGGCGCTATATATTGTTCTTTAATGCCGCATTTTTTCCAGAATTTGCTCACCACCTTGTGCACGTCTTCTTTTATACCCTGGATCATCCTGTCTAAAACCCATCTGGGAGTGAAAGAAGTAAAGTCTAAAAAAGGGGCCAGCAGGAATACGTTTTTATTTTTAATTTCACTAAGCTGGTGGAGTAAGATATGTGCGCCAGTGGACCAGGCAATAATGGTTGAACCTTTAAAATTCCGGACATGATTAAGTATCTTTTCCGGACTATCCTGGACAAAGGGCAGCAAAGACCGGGTGTTCTGGCTCAAGCGGGGATAAAGAAACGGATACCCAGCCCAACCGGAGATAAACATTGAGTCTGTTAATGAGTTCATTTTTGAGTTCTGAGTTTTGAGTATGGAGATTCTTCGCCCCGCTTTTGGCGGGATGACTTGCTATACTCGTCATTTTGAATAGAGCGTAGCAGGGTGAAGATCTCCCAAAGTTCACAACTGTTTTTTGAGTTCCTCAAAGCTCCGCACAATTTGCTGCAAGTGTTCTTTTTTAAGATCAATGCGCAGGGATAGCCGCAGTCGGGAAGTATTTTGGGGCACAGTGGGAGGGCGAATTGCTGCTACATAAAGGCCTTTTGTCAATAAAAATTCTTTCGCCTTAAGTGTTGTCTCGATATCACCCAGGATAACAGGGATAATCTGGGACCCGGAGTCGCCCAGATCAAAACCCAGCCGATCAAGCTCAGTGCGCAAATACTTGCCCATATCCAGTAGTTTCTGACCCTGCTTCGGGTTTTGACTGACCAGGTCTATGGCTGCAAGGTTGGCTCCGATTACACCTGGGGGCAAGGCAGTTGAATAAATAAAGGGCCTGCCCGTGGTCGTTATCCAATCTATCCACTCTTTTGCGCCGGCCAGATATGCTCCATACGAGCCCAGGGCCTTGCTGAATGTGCCCATGTGTATGTCTATTTCCTTTTCCAGGCCCAAGGCATGGGCCAGGCCTCGCCCCTTGCCAAACACTCCTGTGGCGTGTGCTTCGTCAACCACGATGATAACATTAAATTTTTTGGCCAGGGAAACAATCTCTTCCAGCCTGGCCAGGTCTCCGTCCATACTGAAGATTGTATCCGTAATTAAAATTTTTTGTGTAGATGAAGCATGTTTTTTTAATAAATAATGCAGGTGTTCGATATCATTATGCCGGTAACGGATATGTTTGGCCCGGGAAAGAATAATTCCATCTATGATGCTGGCGTGATTTAAGCGGTCTGAAAAGATAATAGTTTTTCTTTGAGTCAAGCTGGTTACAAGGCACAAATTAGCCATGTACCCGGAGCCTATGACCAGGGCTTTTTCCTGTGTTTTAAACCTGGCAACAGCATCTTCCAGTTCGCAGTACAGGGAAAAATTTCCAGTGACCAGACGTGAAGCCGCCGCGGAAGTACCCCAGTGTTTGGTGGCCTCGCACGCTGCTTTCTTTAATACTTCTGTCTGACTCAGGCCCAGGTAATTATTAGAGGCCAGGTTGAGTAACCTTTTTCCCTTAAAATCAAGATATAGGTCCGCGCCATGATCTATATCAGGAATAGACCGCAGCAGATTTTGCTTTTTTAGGTCGTTAAGGGAAGAGCAAAGTTGTTTGTTTATCTGTTTATTGTCCACTGTTTTGTACTTATTTTTCCACTTTTTTCTTGTTTCCTAGCTAAAATTAAGCTACTAATCGCGGGCTAATAATAAAGGGGAAAGATATGCGATTTATCTCTACTGAGTTTCCTGGTTTATTTATTATTGAACCCCGGGTGTTTGAGGATCATCGTGGGTACTTTATGGAGTCCTTTAGCCAGGTTGCCTTTGAACAGCAGGGGCTCAATTACAATTTTATCCAGGACAATCATGCCCTTTCAAGAGCCAAAGGGGTCTTACGCGGGCTTCATTTTCAGATCCCTCCCTTTGCCCAAACCAAGTTGGTCAGGGTGACCAGAGGAGCCGTACTAGATGTGGTCGTAGACTTGCGTCAAGGCTCACCTACCTACGCCAGGTGGTTCAAGATAGAACTTTCGGCTCGAAATTTCAAACAATTATTGATCCCCAAAGGATTTGCTCATGGGTATATGACATTGGAGGAAAATACAGAATTTCAGTACAAGGTTGATGCACCTTATGCCCCTGAGCATGACCGCGGTATATACTATGCAGATCCTGATTTGAATATCACCTGGCCGACAGATAATCCTATTCTTTCGGAAAAAGACAAACATCTCCCTCTTTTTCGGGAATTTGACAATCCGTTTGTTTATGAAGGTTAAAATATAAAAAAGTGAAAAGGCTAAGTTGAGTTTTTTTGTAGTTTAAATTGAGATTGCTTCGGTGCTTCGCTCACGCTCACTCCCTCGCAATGACAGGATTTGTGCTATGTCATTGCGAGGGCAGCTTTGCTGCTCGTGGCAATCTCATTCAATGTGTTGAATATAAAAATAATATACTGATTTCACGGGAGTTAAATAATGGAAAACGTATTTGCTATTGTCCTGGCAGGCGGGTCGGGAACCAGGCTCTGGCCTCTGTCCCGGACTCTTTTGCCTAAACAGCTTTTGTCTATAAACGGGAATTTATCCCTGTTGCAGCAGACCATATCCAGGATTTTAAGGTTACTCCCACCGGAAAAGATTTTTGTAGTCACCAATGAGGAACATGTATTTGAGGTCAGAAGTCAACTTAAAGAGTTAAGTCCGGACCTGGATGCTCAGGTTTTAAGCGAGCCTGTAGGCAGAAATACTCTGCCGGCAATTTTACTTGGTCTGGATAAGATTATTGACTTGGAAAAAGAGCCAATCATTGGTGTCTTCCCATCTGACCATCAGATTCAGGATGAAAAGACCTGGACAGATGACATGCATATGGCCGCAAGCCTTGCCCAGGATGGCTGGTTTGTGACGTTTGGCATTAAGCCCTACAAGCCTGAAACAGGCTACGGTTATATAGCCATAGGAGAAGAAATCAAAGAAGGCGCGTTTAAAGTCAAGGCCTTTGTAGAAAAGCCAGATTTGCCCACTGCCCAAGAATATTTGAAGCAGGGTACATATTATTGGAACAGTGGCATGTTCATGTTTCCAGGGCAAAATTTTATTCAGGCTGTCGAGACTCTGCAACCCGAGCTGTTTAAGTGGTGGAAAAACAGAAAAGATAAGCCTCTGGAACAGGGATACGGCAGGATCCCCGATATTTCGGTGGACTATGGAATAATGGAAAAGGTGGATAATGCCGCGGTTGTCCCGGCTGATTTTGGTTGGGATGACTTGGGTAACTGGGATGCCCTGTACAGGCTGGGGGAGAAGGACGAGAACGGTTGTGTCATAAGTGGAGATGTCTTGCCTCTGGAGTGTAAAGATAGTCTTTTGTTTTCCACAGGTGGCAAACTTGCTGCCATAGGCCTCAAAGATATGATTGTTGTCCAGACCAGGGATGCCACTCTGGTGTGTCCCAAACAAGAGGTACAAAAAGTAAAAAATGTTGTTTCTATCCTGAAGGAGCAGGAGAGCCAACTGGTCGAGGCCCATGTGACTGTGAACAGGCCCTGGGGCAGCTATACGGTACTGGAGGAGGGTAAATTCTATAAGATTAAGCGTATCGTAGTTAAGCCAGGAGCTAAACTCAGTCTGCAAATGCATTACCACAGGAGTGAACACTGGGTAGTGATTAAAGGTACAGCAGAAGTAGTTGTCGGGGACAAAGAGATTTTACTTTGTGAAAATCAATCAGTGGATATTCCCAAAGCAACCAGGCATAGGTTGGCCAATCCGGGAAAAGTACCAGTAGAAATTATTGAAATCCAGAGCGGACCTTATCTGGAAGAAGATGATATTGTTCGCTTTGAGGATGTTTATGGGAGACACAGGGCAAGGAAAAAGGCTGAAGAGTAAATAATTGGGCGTTCAATCATGGACAAAAAGTTGTGTCTTGTGCCATGTGCTTATTCTGTTGCTCCTCTTGCTTTGTATCTTGAATTTTAAAGATTAAAATTTTGTATAAATACTTCGTGAATTTTTTCCTAAACTCTTGACACTCAAGTGCTACCTTGCATAGTGTGGCAGGGATTTAGCCTGGTGTATTGGTGTGCAATTTTCAAATTTCAATGAGGAATGTGGTATGGAGGGAAAAAAAGTGGCAAAAACAAAGAGTTGCGCAGTGCTCCCTTTTGTAACCTTTATTGTTGGTTTTGTGGGTGCGCTCGTCCTCGGTTGGTGGGGATTCCCCAAGGTGCTGTATAGTGAAAAGGCTCAGCCCATCCGGTTCAGTCACAAGGTTCATGTGGAGGACCAGGCCATGGACTGCGAGCAATGTCATTCTTACAGGGAAGACGGCTCGTACGCTGGTCTGCCCACGACTGAACAGTGTGCTGAGTGTCACATGGAAGTGATGGGTGAAGATCCTGATGAGGCAAAATTTGTGGAAGAGTATGTCAACGAAGAAAAGGAAGTGCCTTGGCTGGTTTATCAGAAACAGCCAGACAATGTTTACTTCTCCCATATTGCTCACCAGGATTTTGATTGTACCGAATGTCACCTGGATGTGGCTAACACTGATACACCGCCTGTCTTTTATGAAAACAAGCTGAGCGGATACAGTAAGCATACAATGAAGATGTGGCAATGTGAGAGATGCCATGCCCAAAATGGCGCCAGTAATGCCTGTTATATTTGTCATAAATAAAGAGGGGTAGAAATATGGGACTTGATCGCAGAGGATTCATCACATTTTTAGTTGGCGGCGCAGCCGGTACACTTTTTACCCCTGTGCCCTGGAAGTTGCTCGATGATGTATCCATTTGGAGCCAGAACTGGCCATGGATCCCTAAGTTAAAATATGGGGCCAAGGGGGTTACTCCTACAACCTGTAAACTGTGTCCTGCAGGTTGTGGATTGGATATCAATACCGTAGGCAAGAGGCCGGTTACTGCGGAAGGAAACTTCAGTCATCCTTTGAGTCAGGGCGGAATCTGTCCATTAGGGGCTGCTGCTGTTCAACTTTTATATAGCCCTGCCAGAGTGAAAGGGCCATTGAAAAATAATGGAGGCAAGTTTGAGTCCATTTCCTGGGATGAGGCCAAGAAAATTTTGGCAGAAAAACTGTCCACCCAGAAAGGCAGTGGCAATGTAGCCCTTATCAGCGGAGATGAGAATGGCACTGCCAATGAGGTCTTGGCAGCATTTTTAGCTGCTTTGGGCAGTTCTGACTACTATTTTATGCCGAGTGATGCGACTGCCTATGCCACCGCCTGGAATAAAATTATGGGTGGTCAGGGACAGATTGGCTTTGACCTGGAGAACTCCGATTATGTTCTTATGCTTGGGGCTGACCTCTTATCCAGTTGGGGCACAGTGGTCAGAAACCAAAAGGCATTTGGTC from the Desulfovulcanus ferrireducens genome contains:
- the cas1 gene encoding CRISPR-associated endonuclease Cas1 produces the protein MSVVYITKPGVKVHLEAKHLVARGENFQQTIYTFNLERLILVGKVEITYAALSHLLRNNTSVIFLTRQGNYLGSLNGSDPKNVFLRVCQYEKLQDKEFKLKTARSIVAGKIRNMRTLAMRMGRTLRSEECSGIAQNLSRFYTLVQSAESVESLRGLEGQATKIYFQALRLGFAKELEFKKRTRRPPTDPVNACLSFGYTILMNVVLGAICAVGLDPALGNLHELSYGRVSLALDLMEEFRTPIVDMTVLACFNLGILKKDDFWRDEPEVAEDDCESGKWVEQVDMLAPEESTQEQARALEKGGAEGPGEEDAGVVGVFLKKEPKKRFLNRLEKRLSMLLHYPRLDKKLTLRQVIERQAEHYASYVRGECSQYEPIAPR
- the cas2 gene encoding CRISPR-associated endonuclease Cas2: MFVVVTYDIADPKRLNRVHRLLKDYGVPVQYSVFECDLDWGKIDEMLLRLKAEMDMDEDALLVYPVCQECRRKVQICGQGEIWVDRDWWIY
- the cas2 gene encoding CRISPR-associated endonuclease Cas2, whose protein sequence is MWILVIYDICDEKRLNKVARLMESYGQRVQRSVFECELDKNALRRLQQQLARIINKDEDAVKFFRLCNRCWEKCVVLGQCARALPLKEIEII
- the csm6 gene encoding CRISPR-associated ring nuclease Csm6, whose protein sequence is MRKILLCLCGLTPQVITETIYALAELQKPAFIPDEVHVITTGTGKMLIMEKLLHPEQGRFYALCREYGLGNIHFHESTVHVVSRNGEEVLDLRDELENNITADFILNIVRKLCSDPGSQVHASLAGGRKTMSFYLGMAMQFYARPQDELSHVLVNPPFENHPDFFYPPKTPKDYTAYDRSTGRLYSVNSRKAKIVLARIPFVRLRERLTEMDTSPVSFTRKVESAQESIAGQELPLLLMDIASLEVEFNGRKTKLTPVEAAIYTQLIKIKKRCKKRARCKHCFECYINPYDLSVEEILAFLRERWGTFSPRLDSIQKRLESRLDLRDWFLQNRSRVNRKIRAIDPEERALIKAVGSYGNRVYGIGIERERIALNG
- the bioB gene encoding biotin synthase BioB, translating into MDSMRKLFLDLAEKAIHQDLSVGELESIARVKDEHVFALMAGADLIREHFFGRGIHLCTICNAKSGRCSEDCHFCAQSAHFETDVPSYPLKDSQELISLGQSLAETEVHRYSLVTSGKGLSATEIDHICDVFNELKGKNIHLCASLGIIHKDDLTRLKQAGLSRYHHNLETAESFFPSICTTHEYAQRIQTIKQAKEAGLSVCSGGIFGLGESDAQVVELAKTLKSLDVDAVPVNFLVPIPGTPLENKSYLTPLRCLKIISILRYVLPDKEIIICGGRVQNLKELHPMVFFAGASGIMTGNYLTTTGRTLEEDLQLLENLGFSPRANIG
- a CDS encoding methyltransferase domain-containing protein; translation: MQKQIQKYFDQAKDTYKQEARIQKIVAKECLELLNRNDFGWILEIGAGGGLLTEAAKSRLKSRYYVAVDLSLAMLKGIQERDVVQIQADGERLPFKPGSFDLLLSSSTMQWYQKGVQSIAENLTYLKKNGQFALAFFVRGTFKELAYASEVTGFGSVYPLAQAKTYIDFFSRLNINFDTCKKTYTIYYPSVRDFLQSHKKTGARYTRQKKALSKKRYLDFCKIYTRTFGEEGKIPVTYVVLYLWGGV
- a CDS encoding alpha/beta fold hydrolase, which encodes MNSLTDSMFISGWAGYPFLYPRLSQNTRSLLPFVQDSPEKILNHVRNFKGSTIIAWSTGAHILLHQLSEIKNKNVFLLAPFLDFTSFTPRWVLDRMIQGIKEDVHKVVSKFWKKCGIKEQYIAPEEDIPSLIEGLEFLACSKIKFEISELKSKVLIIHGQEDKIVPLSATKQLSSLLPEAELIVVPSGHYIPEETIKQLVYAKTDTKIF
- the bioF gene encoding 8-amino-7-oxononanoate synthase, which codes for MDNKQINKQLCSSLNDLKKQNLLRSIPDIDHGADLYLDFKGKRLLNLASNNYLGLSQTEVLKKAACEATKHWGTSAAASRLVTGNFSLYCELEDAVARFKTQEKALVIGSGYMANLCLVTSLTQRKTIIFSDRLNHASIIDGIILSRAKHIRYRHNDIEHLHYLLKKHASSTQKILITDTIFSMDGDLARLEEIVSLAKKFNVIIVVDEAHATGVFGKGRGLAHALGLEKEIDIHMGTFSKALGSYGAYLAGAKEWIDWITTTGRPFIYSTALPPGVIGANLAAIDLVSQNPKQGQKLLDMGKYLRTELDRLGFDLGDSGSQIIPVILGDIETTLKAKEFLLTKGLYVAAIRPPTVPQNTSRLRLSLRIDLKKEHLQQIVRSFEELKKQL
- the rfbC gene encoding dTDP-4-dehydrorhamnose 3,5-epimerase, whose product is MRFISTEFPGLFIIEPRVFEDHRGYFMESFSQVAFEQQGLNYNFIQDNHALSRAKGVLRGLHFQIPPFAQTKLVRVTRGAVLDVVVDLRQGSPTYARWFKIELSARNFKQLLIPKGFAHGYMTLEENTEFQYKVDAPYAPEHDRGIYYADPDLNITWPTDNPILSEKDKHLPLFREFDNPFVYEG
- a CDS encoding mannose-1-phosphate guanylyltransferase/mannose-6-phosphate isomerase; its protein translation is MENVFAIVLAGGSGTRLWPLSRTLLPKQLLSINGNLSLLQQTISRILRLLPPEKIFVVTNEEHVFEVRSQLKELSPDLDAQVLSEPVGRNTLPAILLGLDKIIDLEKEPIIGVFPSDHQIQDEKTWTDDMHMAASLAQDGWFVTFGIKPYKPETGYGYIAIGEEIKEGAFKVKAFVEKPDLPTAQEYLKQGTYYWNSGMFMFPGQNFIQAVETLQPELFKWWKNRKDKPLEQGYGRIPDISVDYGIMEKVDNAAVVPADFGWDDLGNWDALYRLGEKDENGCVISGDVLPLECKDSLLFSTGGKLAAIGLKDMIVVQTRDATLVCPKQEVQKVKNVVSILKEQESQLVEAHVTVNRPWGSYTVLEEGKFYKIKRIVVKPGAKLSLQMHYHRSEHWVVIKGTAEVVVGDKEILLCENQSVDIPKATRHRLANPGKVPVEIIEIQSGPYLEEDDIVRFEDVYGRHRARKKAEE
- the qrcA gene encoding menaquinone reductase multiheme cytochrome c subunit QrcA translates to MEGKKVAKTKSCAVLPFVTFIVGFVGALVLGWWGFPKVLYSEKAQPIRFSHKVHVEDQAMDCEQCHSYREDGSYAGLPTTEQCAECHMEVMGEDPDEAKFVEEYVNEEKEVPWLVYQKQPDNVYFSHIAHQDFDCTECHLDVANTDTPPVFYENKLSGYSKHTMKMWQCERCHAQNGASNACYICHK